The stretch of DNA acaaaaaataatgttatttaattaaaatagaaaaacagatactgtctctctctctatcttggctgtcctgagacttacatttttggttgtgagccttgcctttaatgctgagccatccctccagctgcTGAGACGCTCTCTGGAGATACTCTCTATGTATGAAGCCGGCCTTAAGctcgcagagatcctccagcctcttcctttaGATTAGTGGGATTACAGATGTTGCAACCAATCTGGAGCATGTCTCTTTattaacttttgaaaagaaatgtaGTTAGGGAGTAGAACGCAAtcgggaagcagagccaggttgatctccatgagtttgaggccacgcTGGTCTACAATGCAGATTCCTTGAtgaccagagctacacagagaaatcaaatctcaaaaccaaaaaaaaaaaaaaaatcagaaaacctccgaaaccaaaaacaacaagcaagcaaaaaaccaaaaagaaatattttcctgaGTCTGGCATATTTCACTTATCACGTTCATATAATTTCCATCAATTCTCCTTCAAATTATCTAACATTcgtatttttaaataaagcaccaccccacacatatcacacacacacacacacacacacacacacacacacacacacacactttttttttttgtccatgaATCCATTGAGAAACATCTAAACGAAATTGCATGCTATCCTCAGACTGGCTGTGTAGCTCAagaccttaaactcttgatcctcctgcctccaccttttgAACACCGGGATTCAAGGCATCTACTACTACACCCTCCCTTCTAACTCTGCTAGAATTCTTAtgtttgtaatttgtttttagttattgaGAGAGCGTTTCTTTGTGCAGCCATGGAGACTGTCCTTGATCTTGCtctatagatcaagctggccttgaactcagagatctgctgactctgccttccaattgttgggattaaaagtgggtaCCAGCACCTCCAGGAtatgtctgtgatttttttttataaatcacacttttattttattatggaactggaaagatggctcagtggttaagagcactggctgttcatcCATTAGCCCAGCACCCATAGTGTAAGTCTTACCTATCTTTAACTCCATTACCTGGGTATTggaaaccctcacacagacatccatgcaggcaaaacaccaatgcacatgaaataaaaacgattttaaaattatgcttttaaaaacattagctGGACAGGCATTGTGATCATGTCACCCATGAACCCGGAAAGCTGGgtcaggaagttcaaggtcactcttgtcaacacagggagaccctgtctcaaagatccaaaaggaaaacaatggcAGAAAGTTCAAGCATCACACATAAATGAGCAGAAACTCACTGTCAGAAACTGTTCATCATCCTTCCTGAGACGCCACACACAATCCATTCACAGCCTGCACACTGTGCCGATGAAGAGGCGAAGCCACGGGAGGGAACACAATGTTCGTGCTTTTGCCAAAACCTCTGTCCTATTTCTCTGTTGCTCTAGTTGTCCAGTCTTCACCAGGAATCCCAAGTTTGAGAATTTAATCATCTTTGCCTGCTCATAGTCCAATGAGAGGCAGCAACCAGTCGAGTGTCTCTGAGTTCCTCCTCCTGGGACTCTCCAGGgatccccagcagcagcagctcctcttcctgctcttcctcaccATGTACCTGGCCACTGTCCTGGGGAACCTGCTCATCATCCTGGCCATCGGCACGGACTCCCGcctgcacacccccatgtacttcttcctcagcaaCCTGTCCTTCGTGGATGTCTGCTTCTCCTCCACCACTGTCCCCAAGGTGCTGGCCATGCACATACTCGGGGTTCAGGCCATTTCCTTCTCTGGGTGTCTTACAcagatgtattttcttttcatgtttgtaGACATGGACGATTTCCTGCTGGctgtgatggcctatgaccggTATGTGGCCATCTGCCACCCTTTACATTACACAACAAAGATGACCCAAAAACTCTGTGTCTTGCTGGTGGGCGGATCGTGGGTCACTGCCAATCTGAATGTCCTATTACACACCCTGCTCATTGCTCAGCTCTCATTCTGTGGGGACAATGCCATCCCACACTTCTTCTGTGACATTACTCCTCTCCTGAAACTGTCCTGCTCTGACACACACCTCAATGAGCTGATGATCCTTACAGAGGGAGCTGTAGTCAAGGTCACCCCTTTTGTCTGCATCCTGATCTCCTACATGCACATCACATCTGCTGTCCTGAGAGTCTCATCCCCAAGCGGAAGATGGAAAGCCTTCTCCACGTGTGGCTCCCACCTGGCTGTGGTCTGTCTCTTCTATGGCACCATCATTGCCGTGTATTTCAACCCCGCATCTGCACATTCATCTGAGAAGGACACGGCAGCCACCGTGCTGTACACAGTGGTGACCCCCATGCTGAACCCGttcatctacagcctgaggaacagcGACCTGAAAGGGGCTCTCTACAAAGTGGTCCATAGAAGGACCTTTTCTGTTTAACGAGAAGATTTGTACTGTTCCAGATCATGTTTTAGAGTTGAGCACAATTTTGCACCTGGTTTGTGTTAGGCTAAGTTAAAAAAcaattgtttc from Microtus ochrogaster isolate Prairie Vole_2 chromosome 7, MicOch1.0, whole genome shotgun sequence encodes:
- the LOC102000975 gene encoding olfactory receptor 1361-like codes for the protein MRGSNQSSVSEFLLLGLSRDPQQQQLLFLLFLTMYLATVLGNLLIILAIGTDSRLHTPMYFFLSNLSFVDVCFSSTTVPKVLAMHILGVQAISFSGCLTQMYFLFMFVDMDDFLLAVMAYDRYVAICHPLHYTTKMTQKLCVLLVGGSWVTANLNVLLHTLLIAQLSFCGDNAIPHFFCDITPLLKLSCSDTHLNELMILTEGAVVKVTPFVCILISYMHITSAVLRVSSPSGRWKAFSTCGSHLAVVCLFYGTIIAVYFNPASAHSSEKDTAATVLYTVVTPMLNPFIYSLRNSDLKGALYKVVHRRTFSV